CTTATCGGAGCCCCCCAGCCCCTCCGTTCTCCCCACGCCTAACTTCCCTCCGGTCCCCCCCCAACCGGCCCCACGCCGCTGATTCGCTCGCAGCTTCTCCTCACCACATCCTAACCATGGCTGTGTTTCTGCAGCTGCTACCGCTGCTGCTCTCGAGGGCCCAAGGGAACCCTGGGGGTAAGCGATCCCTGGGAGAGTTGTGATAGACGCAGAGGGGCTGAAGCAAGATAAGGGCCGCCTAGTAGGGTGGGTTGTGTGTGGGAAGATCCAGGATGGCTGGAGTGCagaacagagaagagaaagaggagacgGGATGGAGGGTCGTCTTGCCCTGTGGACGTGCCCTAACCACAGCCTCCGGCCTCTCCTAGCTTCTCTGGACGGCCGCCCTGGGGACCGGGTGAATCTCTCCTGCGGAGGAGTCTCTCATCCCATCCGCTGGGTCTGGGCACCCAGCTTCCCGGCCTGCAAGGGCCTGTCCAAAGGACGCCGACCGATCCTGTGGGCCTCTTCGAGCGGGACCCCCACCGTGCCTCCCCTCCAGCCTTTCGTCGGCCGCCTACGCTCCCTGGACTCTGGTATCCGGCGGCTGGAGCTCCTCTTGAGCGCGGGGGACTCGGGCACTTTTTTCTGCAAGGGCCGCCACGAGGACGAGAGCCGTACAGTGCTTCACGTGCTGGGGGACAGGACCTATTGCAAGGCCCCCGGGCCTACCCATGGTAGGTGCAGGCCTGTGCGCACAAGGGTACTTAACTCCGACACATACCCGGAGGAGGGAAGAGGGCCTTGGCTGGGGGTTCTTGAGCGGGACTGCTGGCTGTCCCTcgtcaaacccctgacctcagcaTCCCTCCCCGCCACGCCTTTCCCCCAGGGTCCGTGTATCCCCAGCTCCTGATCCCGCTGCTGGGCGCTGGGTTGGTGCTCGGACTGGGAGCTTTGGGCCTGGTCTGGTGGCTGCACAGGTGAGCAGGAGGGACCCG
This DNA window, taken from Homo sapiens chromosome 6 genomic scaffold, GRCh38.p14 alternate locus group ALT_REF_LOCI_5 HSCHR6_MHC_MCF_CTG1, encodes the following:
- the MPIG6B gene encoding megakaryocyte and platelet inhibitory receptor G6b isoform G6b-G precursor (isoform G6b-G precursor is encoded by transcript variant 7) translates to MAVFLQLLPLLLSRAQGNPGASLDGRPGDRVNLSCGGVSHPIRWVWAPSFPACKGLSKGRRPILWASSSGTPTVPPLQPFVGRLRSLDSGIRRLELLLSAGDSGTFFCKGRHEDESRTVLHVLGDRTYCKAPGPTHGSVYPQLLIPLLGAGLVLGLGALGLVWWLHRRLPPQPIRPLPRFALSPPHSSTCENRAPEASKGGRAQDSRGPGPGTGKGMGMGRG
- the MPIG6B gene encoding megakaryocyte and platelet inhibitory receptor G6b isoform G6b-E precursor (isoform G6b-E precursor is encoded by transcript variant 5) gives rise to the protein MAVFLQLLPLLLSRAQGNPGASLDGRPGDRVNLSCGGVSHPIRWVWAPSFPACKGLSKGRRPILWASSSGTPTVPPLQPFVGRLRSLDSGIRRLELLLSAGDSGTFFCKGRHEDESRTVLHVLGDRTYCKAPGPTHAPLVKTEPQRPVKEEEPKIPGDLDQEPSLLYADLDHLALSRPRRLSTADPADASTIYAVVV
- the MPIG6B gene encoding megakaryocyte and platelet inhibitory receptor G6b isoform X1, with product MERVDTEGGTPSFLLQLIQGLGRQDLVTQGPRVEEPASLDGRPGDRVNLSCGGVSHPIRWVWAPSFPACKGLSKGRRPILWASSSGTPTVPPLQPFVGRLRSLDSGIRRLELLLSAGDSGTFFCKGRHEDESRTVLHVLGDRTYCKAPGPTHGACPRNRFDHSLDLLHL
- the MPIG6B gene encoding megakaryocyte and platelet inhibitory receptor G6b isoform G6b-B precursor (isoform G6b-B precursor is encoded by transcript variant 2); the protein is MAVFLQLLPLLLSRAQGNPGASLDGRPGDRVNLSCGGVSHPIRWVWAPSFPACKGLSKGRRPILWASSSGTPTVPPLQPFVGRLRSLDSGIRRLELLLSAGDSGTFFCKGRHEDESRTVLHVLGDRTYCKAPGPTHGSVYPQLLIPLLGAGLVLGLGALGLVWWLHRRLPPQPIRPLPRFAPLVKTEPQRPVKEEEPKIPGDLDQEPSLLYADLDHLALSRPRRLSTADPADASTIYAVVV
- the MPIG6B gene encoding megakaryocyte and platelet inhibitory receptor G6b isoform X13, yielding MERVDTEGGTPSFLLQLIQGLGRQDLVTQGPRVEEPASLDGRPGDRVNLSCGGVSHPIRWVWAPSFPACKGLSKGRRPILWASSSGTPTVPPLQPFVGRLRSLDSGIRRLELLLSAGDSGTFFCKGRHEDESRTVLHVLGDRTYCKAPGPTHGSVYPQLLIPLLGAGLVLGLGALGLVWWLHRRLPPQPIRPLPRFAPLVKTEPQRPVKEEEPKIPGDLDQEPSLLYADLDHLALSRPRRLSTADPADASTIYAVVV
- the MPIG6B gene encoding megakaryocyte and platelet inhibitory receptor G6b isoform G6b-C precursor (isoform G6b-C precursor is encoded by transcript variant 3), whose protein sequence is MAVFLQLLPLLLSRAQGNPGASLDGRPGDRVNLSCGGVSHPIRWVWAPSFPACKGLSKGRRPILWASSSGTPTVPPLQPFVGRLRSLDSGIRRLELLLSAGDSGTFFCKGRHEDESRTVLHVLGDRTYCKAPGPTHGACPRNRFDHSLDLLCPPHIAPLVKTEPQRPVKEEEPKIPGDLDQEPSLLYADLDHLALSRPRRLSTADPADASTIYAVVV
- the MPIG6B gene encoding megakaryocyte and platelet inhibitory receptor G6b isoform X14, giving the protein MERVDTEGGTPSFLLQLIQGLGRQDLVTQGPRVEEPASLDGRPGDRVNLSCGGVSHPIRWVWAPSFPACKGLSKGRRPILWASSSGTPTVPPLQPFVGRLRSLDSGIRRLELLLSAGDSGTFFCKGRHEDESRTVLHVLGDRTYCKAPGPTHGSVYPQLLIPLLGAGLVLGLGALGLVWWLHRRLPPQPIRPLPRFALSPPHSSTCENRAPEASKGGRAQDSRGPGPGTEPALCGSGPSSPQQAPPAVHSGPC
- the MPIG6B gene encoding megakaryocyte and platelet inhibitory receptor G6b isoform G6b-D precursor (isoform G6b-D precursor is encoded by transcript variant 4), with translation MAVFLQLLPLLLSRAQGNPGASLDGRPGDRVNLSCGGVSHPIRWVWAPSFPACKGLSKGRRPILWASSSGTPTVPPLQPFVGRLRSLDSGIRRLELLLSAGDSGTFFCKGRHEDESRTVLHVLGDRTYCKAPGPTHALSPPHSSTCENRAPEASKGGRAQDSRGPGPGTEPALCGSGPSSPQQAPPAVHSGPC
- the MPIG6B gene encoding megakaryocyte and platelet inhibitory receptor G6b isoform G6b-A precursor (isoform G6b-A precursor is encoded by transcript variant 1) translates to MAVFLQLLPLLLSRAQGNPGASLDGRPGDRVNLSCGGVSHPIRWVWAPSFPACKGLSKGRRPILWASSSGTPTVPPLQPFVGRLRSLDSGIRRLELLLSAGDSGTFFCKGRHEDESRTVLHVLGDRTYCKAPGPTHGSVYPQLLIPLLGAGLVLGLGALGLVWWLHRRLPPQPIRPLPRFALSPPHSSTCENRAPEASKGGRAQDSRGPGPGTEPALCGSGPSSPQQAPPAVHSGPC
- the MPIG6B gene encoding megakaryocyte and platelet inhibitory receptor G6b isoform X15, producing MAVFLQLLPLLLSRAQGNPGASLDGRPGDRVNLSCGGVSHPIRWVWAPSFPACKGLSKGRRPILWASSSGTPTVPPLQPFVGRLRSLDSGIRRLELLLSAGDSGTFFCKGRHEDESRTVLHVLGDRTYCKAPGPTHGACPRNRFDHSLDLVRLIPPHFLSPTCPLPTPQFLSLSPCWEQTRWSPSLHPSALSPPHSSTCENRAPEASKGGRAQDSRGPGPGTEPALCGSGPSSPQQAPPAVHSGPC